The following are encoded in a window of Manduca sexta isolate Smith_Timp_Sample1 chromosome 16, JHU_Msex_v1.0, whole genome shotgun sequence genomic DNA:
- the LOC115448003 gene encoding uncharacterized protein LOC115448003 — protein sequence MDLVPPLAAVQACSVQPLEEYDAPRAPLIRQVSMDEERLDDCQGHWRGPHLQGDEEERGVRLFRALLLQHLRLEDLRPPPCMLSAAKPDPKGWWMYWRDWRSLERAARRFRDTKARARLAAEAEHIPLLCLDEVEFEDIMQELCQACVHIEQRALVVLAFLCEVCARAVRVGGWCRAADWAAKHVAQCATPWAIKHGGWSAVVERASGTRRDEATILAGAAVAALLAFLLFCRTRLRQAIL from the exons ATGGACCTGGTACCACCCCTAGCGGCTGTACAAG CGTGCAGCGTCCAGCCTTTGGAAGAGTACGATGCTCCTAGAGCACCGCTTATTCGCCAGGTTTCAATGGACGAGGAGCGGCTGGACGACTGCCAGGGGCACTGGCGAGGGCCGCACCTGCAGGGGGATGAGGAGGAAAGAGGCGTGAGGCTATTCAGGGCTCTGTTGCTGCAACACTTAAGGCTGGAAGACTTGAGGCCGCCGCCTTGTATGCTGTCCGCTGCTAAACCTGATCCGAA AGGCTGGTGGATGTACTGGCGTGACTGGAGGTCCTTGGAGAGGGCTGCCAGGAGGTTCAGGGACACGAAGGCGCGCGCCAGGCTCGCGGCTGAAGCGGAGCATATACCTCTGTTGTGCCTCGATGAAGTCGAGTTTGAGGATATCATGCAGGAGTTGTGCCAG GCATGTGTCCACATAGAGCAGCGGGCGTTGGTGGTGCTAGCCTTTCTGTGCGAAGTGTGCGCGCGCGCAGTGAGGGTCGGGGGATGGTGCCGGGCGGCAGACTGGGCGGCCAAGCACGTGGCACAGTGCGCCACGCCTTGGGCCATTAAGCATGGTGGATGG aGTGCAGTAGTGGAGCGCGCGAGCGGCACCCGTCGAGATGAGGCGACGATACTGGCTGGCGCGGCGGTCGCAGCTCTACTGGCCTTCTTACTCTTCTGTCGCACGCGCCTGCGCCAAGCGATTCTCTAA